Genomic window (Nicotiana sylvestris chromosome 7, ASM39365v2, whole genome shotgun sequence):
TCATCTTACTTTTATATCTTACGCGACTTAGATGACATGTCCACTGCCTTTTCGTTCTGCAACTTGCAACAATTCTGAGTGTACCCATGGTAAAACCTGTTAGTCTGATTACTTCTAACATAATGATGTATTTCTCTCATGAACGAGTAAAAATAACTACGCTTCAATCCCAAGCTAGTCGGGGTTGGCTCATAAACAAATCCTTTTTGAAATATATCGGGATTTTTGCCTCATGATATACTTTTTCTGAAGCTTAGGTGGTGGACTTGAGTTCCGTCCATGGACCAGATTGCATTGCCCTTTCTTCAAAAGCAAGGCGGGAATTTCTTTCTGCATTTCAGGATGCAATAAAGGGTGGATATTCTACCCCGGCAGAGAGAAAATCTTTGATGCAATTGGCAATGACTTTAAACCAGATTTGGGGTAAGAAAAGtcctttttctaatttaaatttgtCTCCAGTCAGAAGCTTACTTTGTTGAATGATCAATTACTTATACCTGCTGCAACTCTTGTTCAACACGGGCAGAAtataacaacatatatatatatgtgtgtgtgtgtgtgtgtgtctgtaCATATGAGATTTTGTTTGTCAGAAAGATCCTTTCTTTATTGTTATAGATCCTTGCATGATGAAGCGACGTGCATAATGTTAGTTACGTTTTAAGTCCTGGTATTGTGGCATGTGATACATATTATGAAAATAGAACTTAACGAGTTGATCGCAGAACCTGCAACCCTTAGGATAGGAGAGAGTGGTCATGTGGGGAAGGAAGTTCAGTTGATGATAGGTTTCACTCTTCTGTTTTTGGTCTCTCAAAAACAGGAGAAGTGGTGAACCCAAGTTTGTAGCATAGTGTAGCAAGTCTCATTCCGTGATGGTGCCCTATTTGAAACTCCTGTGTTTTAAGTTTCTTGAGAATGGAAGGACAATATGATTTTGCCGTTGACAAGGCCCTACATATGACACTGCAATGCAAAAGCTTGTGTTTATTCATTTACCTGAATTAGTGTGTTAGCAATTGTAAAGTTGATCAGGGAGAGAACCTCTTGTTGCTTCTGCTTCTTTTCCTTCTTCATAGAGGTGTCTTCACTCTAACATCATTTGTTTCTCATTGCAGGAAAAAATGCGCCATAACATGCCAAAAAAGTTCCAGATATTCTGTCTGCTTGAATTTGGAAGCAAGCTTATATACCAAAGCAGAAGAGAACGGATTTGTGGAGGGAATGAATCTTGATGCTTGGAAAgacttgctcttttcttcctttaaaacttttcaaaattttaagtATGGCTGTAGAATGAAAGATTCAAGTTTCTAGCATCAAAACTGGTTCGTGAATCTGTGATCTCCTTTTGTTCATTTCTAAGCTTACTTGAAAAAGCTGTTTAAGCATTGATCAGACATCAGCCATTGATGTCAACCATTCATTAGCTGACATTGTACAGTTGAAATGGAACAGTTATTTCATGAGTTTCCTTCTCCAATCTCATGTTAGCAGCAAAGAAAAAATTATAAGAAGCTCCTTTTGGTTAGGACTTTGCAGTTATAATTACTATCCTTGGTCTAGTGAAATGAATAAGGGACAAAAGGAGGTTTATTGCTAGAATGGAACTGGATCAAAACTTGAAACAATTTCTATCAGTTCGAGTCAGGTTAGGATCCGAACCAGATAGATTTTGGTTGATAGAATTATAAATAATCATATGATAACACAAGATTAATAAGTCACTTGATTTGATTGTTCAACCTGGTACATTGAGGATCCGAGCTTCTTCGAATGAAATCTGTACCAAAACCAAAAATCCGACTTGATATGCTAATTTATTAGTATTTGGTTGGGTTGGAGGTTACGACCATGTCATGCTTTACTCAGTAACaccaaaaacaaattcctcagACAACTTTGTTTGCTTCCCTATAGAGACTCCATTCAAAAGAAGGAATTCCAAAACTTAGGGTCTTAGCAATATATTTGGTCCAAATGATGCTTGATGCCAGACCCCTCCTTCGGAGGGACCTTATTATTTCCCTAATATTACCAAATGTCTCAAAGCTAAGGCAATTTCCTCAATACAGCATAATAAAATAGACGCGGAATGACATACAAAGTGTCTTCCAAGTATAGCTAATTCCTCCAATGAAGGAATGCTAAGAGAAAAGATATGTAATGCGAATTAATAAAGATGCATTTGGTACAACACAAGATTCATCTAAGCTTTGCTTGGTAGCTTCAACTTCTTGAAGAAACTGATCCCACATCGAGCACAAGATCAGGAGAAGGGCTATAAAGGTCACACTCCTTTGGTATCTCGCTCTTGCTTCTTCCATTTGTTTGTTTACTCCTCTGTGCTGCATCAGCTTCTCTTTCACTTTCACATTTGAGTGGGTTTGCTTTAGCTTCATACAAGGTGACACCACCACTTCCACTCGTAAGAATTGCTTCTTCACCTTTATCTTGTGGTTGAAGCGCTTCAAGTATTTCAACGACTTGACTCATGACAGGCCTCCCTTTAGGGTTTTGGCTTAGGCATTGATAGGTTAGATTGGCAACTTTTAATGCAGTTTTAGAAGAGTATTGACCTTCAAGTCTAGGGTCCATTATCCTGAAAAGCTTCTTGCTATGATTCAAGAGAGGTCGAGCAAACTCTACAAGGTTATGTTCCCGGCTAGGTTTACTTTTGTCCATTGCTCTCCTTCCAATGAGCATTTCAAGCAAAACAACGCCAAAACCATAAACATCACTTCTGGCTGTTAGATGTCCTGAATAATGCAATTGCGCATCTTAGTTCAACAACAATACACAGAATAATCACAAGCCATAAGCAAAAGTGAGGACAATTACAGAAAGGCATAAGCCATAAGGCGTATAACATGTTGGTCGTTGGCTGCAGAAAGAAGATCAGGAAGATGCTATGAGTTATGTTGAAGAATTTCAATACTTGGGTCTTCAAATGCAGTTTCTGTAAACAGCTGTGTAAGGCAGATGGACTAGATATCGATGCTATATGTGTTCACAAATATAGGCAAAACGTCAAATCACTCATTTATAAAGGTTGAAGAGGATTTGGGCAAAATAGGTGTCTAACCATCGTTCTTTGCTAGGCACAGAAGGTGCTTTACCTACTGAAAGAAATAAGCGGCCGCATAAAACAAACAGCTATCTCATTAGCTTTTGTTTTATGCTTGCCTGGTTTTTGCAACAAGCAACCATAAGACTTACCGGTCATGACATACTCTGGAGCAGCATAGCCATAAGTGCCCATTACACGAGTTGATACATGTGTTTGATCTCCCATAGGCCCATCTTTTGCAAGTCCAAAGTCAGAAAGCTTTGCATTAAACTCCTGCATCAAATCAAAATGTTAATAAAGGCAAAGATTGGATAGCACTTTTAGTTTCACCCGTACTTCTTCTCAGTAAGTAGCCAATACCACACCACAAACACAAACAACAAAACCAACCAGAAgggattttgaaagaaaagtacatCATGAAAAAGACAACTCACCGCATCCAACAAAATGTTTGACGTCTTGAAGTCCCTATATATTATAGGCCTTTCAGCTCCATGAAGAAAAGCAAGCCCTTTAGCAGCATCCAAAGCAATTCTCATTCTTCTTAACCACGTTAGAGTAGCACAGACTCCTACAGCACAAGACATGATTGAAGAGAGGAAGAGGAAATTTCCAAAGAGAACAAACAACTCGATAATACTGATCCGTTAAATAAGGATCGGGAAACAAGAAAGACAATTCTTTAGCCTTCATCAACATGGAGCGACATGGGTACTGAGTACTCACTTGGAAAAAGGTGCTTTTCCAGGCTGCCAGATGCCATATATTCATAAACTAATAGTCTATGGTAATCCTCGCAGCAGTATCCAATCAGCTTCACCAAATTTGGATGTCGAAGCTGCCCCAAGTAGTTCACCTCTGCCTGCATGTAAATGAGTTAAATAAGCGACGCACATGCCATTGAACAGCAGACCAAAATATACACTTAGCAAATATCTTCTTTACACTGTGTGTTGCATTCTCCCAAACGCATGTCACTATTAATTTGTATGCAGTTGAGATGTAAGATATATTAATTGACATCTAAGAGTCCATTGACAAAAAAATATTTGGTCATTATATCACACAGGAAACAGAAAAAAGTTGTCCATTGTTTGAGTAGTTAGACAAATAGACGAAAGCGATTAACACATGAATAAGTGACAAGTGAAACAGAGAAAGAAAATTGGAGAAAAGAATTTACAGGAAGACAAGAAGTACCAGAAACCATGggagaaaacaaaacaaatgaACCAAAATGATGTTACTGCTTATAATTTAAAATAAGAAACCGGAGAACTGACCTCTTAATATTGGATATTGgagaaaaagaaaggcaagagGGCAATTTTGAACTCAGCTAAGTTGCTTTGTCCAAAATATGACAAGTTTCTTTTATTGTTCAACGGTTTAGAGAATGTCCGTGAAGCCAACATACATTTTACGCATTTTCAAACAAGTTGCGAATCTTCATTCTTAGTAAGATTACATGGATAGATCATGTCATTTAGGAGACTTGTGTACATAATCTCTCTGGATTAGACGACACAATTGCACCTAAAAAACTGAAGCAACAGCATGAAATTATAACTCATAGCACAATTAAAGGCCACATGCCCACAATCAAGTTACTATTAAGCTTCAAAATAAAAATGTGTAGAACCTGTCCCAAATTGGCGAAACCATCTAGTTTATGGAGATATATCAGGCAATTGTGTGTTCCATAGAACTATGTATATACTTCTCTTTCACCTTATGCTACCTTCCCTTATTTGCTTTTTAGGCAGGATGCATCAGAGATTCAGAGGAGCAAGATTGGTGCGGAAAAAGAGAGGTGAATGACTATTTCAACTACGCATCAAACTAAACAAAGGGATACCAAAAGACTGTAAATAATATAGACAATAGCAATATTTTCCAATCTTTAAGCCAAAACCTCATTTTGGTAGTATCAGTAACCTCAAAATTCTGTAAAGTTGATGCAAAACTGATCTGTTTATTGTTTCAGAAGATATCACGAAGATCCTTTACTAATCTAATGACACTCAGAATACCAC
Coding sequences:
- the LOC104234411 gene encoding probable serine/threonine-protein kinase PBL17 produces the protein MGSCFSIEEDESELHQHNKPVGHGVGAYPTKSNPVIPQSTNRDAKDTEKTSSIVVIPKNLKDLRQNPGSSDLDIFTYEEMKLSTKHFRPDKVLGEGGFGIVYKGVIDEQVRPGYKTTYVAIKELDPEGLQGDREWLAEVNYLGQLRHPNLVKLIGYCCEDYHRLLVYEYMASGSLEKHLFPRVCATLTWLRRMRIALDAAKGLAFLHGAERPIIYRDFKTSNILLDAEFNAKLSDFGLAKDGPMGDQTHVSTRVMGTYGYAAPEYVMTGHLTARSDVYGFGVVLLEMLIGRRAMDKSKPSREHNLVEFARPLLNHSKKLFRIMDPRLEGQYSSKTALKVANLTYQCLSQNPKGRPVMSQVVEILEALQPQDKGEEAILTSGSGGVTLYEAKANPLKCESEREADAAQRSKQTNGRSKSEIPKECDLYSPSPDLVLDVGSVSSRS